A genomic segment from Desulfovibrio aminophilus DSM 12254 encodes:
- the nifS gene encoding cysteine desulfurase NifS produces MKPVYLDNNATTQVAPEVLSAMLPFFCEQYGNPSSMHSFGGAVAEHLRKARAQVAEGLSCDPSEIIFTACGTESDNTAIRSALESQPEKRHIVTTRVEHPAVLSLCQHLETKGCEVTYLGVDEDGRLDLDELEKSLRKDTAIVSVMYANNETGVIFPLPEVAAIVKSRGVLLHTDAVQAVGKLPIDLSTLPVDFLALSGHKLHAPKGVGVLYVRKGTPFRPFLVGGHQEHGRRAGTENITSIVGLGRAVELATGHIEEENTRVRALRDRLERGLLEAVPDSRINGGGAERLPNTLSIAFKYVEGEAILLLMDRFGICASSGSACTSGSLEPSHVLRAMGVPFTFAHGSIRFSLSRYTSDADVDLVLKELPPIIARLRQLSPFSGKEGEAAAFCSTHSH; encoded by the coding sequence GTGAAGCCGGTCTATCTCGACAACAACGCCACCACCCAGGTGGCTCCCGAGGTGCTTTCGGCCATGTTGCCGTTCTTCTGCGAACAGTACGGCAACCCCTCCAGCATGCACTCCTTCGGCGGCGCGGTGGCCGAGCACCTGCGCAAGGCCAGGGCCCAGGTGGCCGAGGGTCTTTCCTGCGACCCCTCGGAGATCATCTTCACCGCCTGCGGCACGGAGTCCGACAACACGGCCATCCGCTCGGCCCTGGAGTCCCAGCCCGAGAAACGGCACATCGTGACCACCCGGGTGGAGCATCCGGCCGTGCTGAGCCTCTGCCAGCACCTGGAGACCAAGGGCTGCGAGGTCACGTATCTGGGCGTGGACGAGGACGGCCGCCTGGACCTCGACGAACTGGAGAAGAGCCTTCGGAAAGACACGGCCATCGTCTCGGTGATGTACGCCAACAACGAGACCGGCGTGATCTTCCCGCTGCCGGAGGTCGCGGCGATCGTGAAGTCGCGGGGCGTGCTTCTGCACACCGACGCGGTGCAGGCCGTGGGCAAGCTGCCCATCGACCTTTCCACATTGCCGGTGGACTTCCTGGCCCTCTCCGGCCACAAGCTGCACGCGCCCAAGGGCGTGGGCGTGCTCTACGTGCGCAAGGGGACGCCGTTCCGGCCCTTCCTGGTGGGAGGCCACCAGGAGCACGGCCGCCGCGCGGGCACCGAGAACATCACCTCCATCGTCGGCCTGGGCCGTGCCGTTGAACTGGCCACCGGGCACATCGAGGAAGAGAACACCCGGGTGCGGGCTTTGCGCGACCGTTTGGAGCGGGGGCTGTTGGAGGCCGTCCCGGACTCCCGGATCAACGGCGGCGGGGCCGAGCGCCTGCCCAACACCCTGTCCATCGCCTTCAAGTACGTGGAGGGCGAGGCCATCCTCCTGCTCATGGACCGCTTCGGCATCTGCGCCAGCTCAGGCTCGGCCTGCACCTCGGGCAGCTTGGAACCTTCGCACGTGCTGCGGGCCATGGGCGTGCCCTTCACCTTCGCCCACGGCTCCATCCGTTTCTCGCTCTCGCGTTACACGAGCGACGCGGACGTCGACCTGGTGCTCAAGGAACTGCCGCCGATCATCGCGCGGCTGCGCCAACTCTCCCCGTTCTCCGGCAAGGAGGGCGAGGCCGCGGCCTTCTGCTCCACCCACAGCCACTGA
- a CDS encoding AzlC family ABC transporter permease — protein sequence MDDARALPAPGSWPEILSGARQALPIVLGYLPVGFAFGVLALKAGMTPLAAALTSVFVFAGSAQLIATSLLAAGAPALTIVLTTFVVNLRHVLMSAALSPHLRDWSRPGVAWFCAQLTDETFALHASRFAQGRTSKAETLAINATAHSAWITGSILGAFCGGLIGDVKPLGLDFALSAMFLALLAGQVGTRPRQATAVAAAGFSTLFLSLGFGHWGVIAACVLAATLGCGVETWTRK from the coding sequence ATGGATGACGCCCGCGCCCTGCCCGCCCCGGGCTCATGGCCGGAGATCCTGTCCGGCGCGCGGCAGGCCCTGCCCATCGTTCTGGGCTATCTGCCGGTGGGCTTCGCCTTCGGCGTGCTGGCCCTCAAGGCCGGAATGACTCCCCTGGCGGCGGCGCTCACGTCCGTGTTCGTCTTCGCCGGGTCGGCCCAGCTCATCGCCACGAGCCTGCTGGCCGCCGGGGCCCCGGCCCTGACCATCGTGCTGACCACCTTCGTGGTCAATCTGCGCCATGTGCTCATGTCCGCGGCCCTGTCCCCGCACCTGCGCGACTGGAGCCGTCCGGGAGTGGCCTGGTTCTGCGCCCAGCTCACGGACGAGACCTTCGCCCTGCACGCCTCGCGCTTCGCCCAGGGCCGGACGTCCAAGGCCGAAACCCTGGCCATCAACGCCACGGCCCATTCGGCCTGGATCACCGGCTCGATCCTCGGCGCGTTCTGCGGCGGGCTCATCGGCGACGTGAAGCCCCTGGGCCTGGACTTCGCCCTCTCGGCCATGTTCCTGGCCCTGTTGGCCGGGCAGGTCGGAACCCGCCCCCGCCAGGCCACGGCCGTGGCGGCCGCCGGCTTCTCGACCCTCTTCCTCTCGCTTGGATTCGGCCACTGGGGCGTCATCGCGGCCTGCGTTCTGGCCGCCACCCTCGGCTGCGGAGTGGAGACATGGACCAGAAAGTGA
- a CDS encoding SOS response-associated peptidase encodes MCGRFALRAPRPRLAEHFGLDKVPGAPARHNIAPGQLVEIVAAEASGRRHMRLTRWGLVPFWAKDASIGARLINARCETAPAKPAFRAAYRHRRCLIPADGFYEWRALSGRKQPWFLHLEGDGLFALAGLWESWQGPGGEILETCVVLTREAVGLAREIHERMPVIPPPSAYGDWLAPNLQADSRITALLESFPPPELAAHHVGPAVNNPRQDGPECSRPLDGEGGAPGGIFLT; translated from the coding sequence ATGTGCGGACGATTCGCCCTGCGGGCCCCAAGACCCCGGTTGGCCGAGCACTTCGGCCTGGACAAGGTTCCCGGCGCTCCCGCGCGCCACAACATCGCCCCGGGCCAGCTGGTGGAGATCGTGGCCGCCGAGGCCTCGGGCCGCCGCCACATGCGTCTGACCCGCTGGGGTCTCGTGCCGTTCTGGGCCAAGGACGCCTCGATCGGCGCGCGGCTCATCAACGCCCGCTGCGAGACCGCCCCGGCCAAGCCCGCCTTCCGCGCCGCCTACCGCCACCGCCGCTGCCTCATTCCGGCGGACGGGTTCTACGAGTGGCGGGCGCTGTCCGGTCGCAAACAGCCCTGGTTCCTTCACCTGGAGGGCGACGGCCTGTTCGCCCTGGCCGGGCTCTGGGAGTCCTGGCAGGGGCCGGGCGGAGAAATCCTGGAGACCTGCGTGGTGCTCACCCGTGAGGCCGTGGGCCTCGCCCGGGAAATCCACGAACGCATGCCCGTGATTCCGCCGCCATCGGCCTACGGCGATTGGCTGGCCCCGAACCTCCAGGCCGACTCGCGCATCACCGCGCTCCTGGAGTCCTTCCCGCCGCCGGAACTGGCGGCTCACCACGTGGGGCCGGCTGTGAACAACCCCCGCCAGGACGGGCCGGAGTGCTCCCGGCCCCTGGACGGGGAGGGCGGTGCCCCGGGCGGGATTTTTTTGACCTGA
- a CDS encoding FAD-dependent oxidoreductase, with protein sequence MTPQIEKKDDPGGWFLPEDTRTALTELFATFQTPVDMEVFTASGVNDSYNDFARTFITDLTRLSPKVRARFLNLDSDEARKRGVDRSPTILLAPNRISVRFTGAPAGEEGRTFMTALILASTGKSGLSDLSRELLAKLTEKRDPRVFVTPACPYCPGQALAAIKCAVERPDLVSAEIVEIDENPDLAERHNVGSVPHTLFGEDHAALGLMPEERFVVELVTLQDASEFLGEMAAQTQGPTPERVDLAIVGAGPAGLSAAIYAARSGLSAVVLEGGPIGGQVSLTPTVENYPGFASVPGKKLMEIMAAHAREYTHIVTDAQVEDAAEENGRFELRTRKGTFSARAVLLATGAAYRALGAPGEDRYRGFGVSFCSSCDGYLYKGRRAVVVGGGNTALTDALHLKHLGVETTIIHRRDAFRAEKHLQDSAAREGIGVRFNSEVVEITGDDKKVTAVRVRDNAAGTTADLPTDAVFIAVGHVPNNDLAKKLELELDGGGFVSVDRAMRTSRPRVYAAGDLTGGSMQIVTAVSEGSLAALSAFEDLGKPYWKEGGGGDSAGD encoded by the coding sequence ATGACGCCGCAGATCGAGAAAAAGGACGACCCGGGCGGCTGGTTCCTGCCCGAGGACACCCGCACGGCCCTGACCGAACTCTTCGCCACATTTCAGACCCCGGTGGATATGGAGGTCTTCACCGCCTCCGGCGTGAACGACTCGTACAACGATTTCGCGCGCACATTCATCACCGACCTGACCCGGCTCTCGCCCAAGGTCCGGGCTCGCTTCCTCAACCTGGACTCGGACGAGGCCCGGAAACGCGGCGTGGACCGCTCGCCCACGATCCTTCTGGCCCCGAACCGCATTTCCGTGCGCTTCACCGGGGCCCCGGCCGGGGAGGAGGGCCGGACCTTCATGACCGCCCTGATCCTGGCCTCGACGGGCAAGAGCGGCCTCTCGGACCTCTCCCGCGAACTCCTGGCCAAGCTCACGGAAAAGCGCGACCCGCGCGTCTTCGTCACCCCGGCCTGCCCCTACTGCCCGGGCCAGGCACTGGCCGCGATCAAGTGCGCCGTGGAACGGCCGGACCTCGTCTCGGCCGAAATCGTGGAGATCGACGAGAACCCGGACCTGGCCGAACGCCACAACGTGGGCTCCGTGCCCCACACCCTGTTCGGCGAAGACCATGCCGCCCTGGGACTCATGCCCGAGGAGCGCTTCGTGGTCGAGCTGGTGACGCTCCAGGACGCCTCGGAGTTCCTGGGCGAAATGGCGGCCCAGACCCAAGGCCCGACGCCGGAGCGGGTGGACCTGGCCATTGTGGGCGCGGGCCCGGCCGGGCTCTCGGCGGCCATCTACGCCGCCCGTAGCGGCCTGTCGGCCGTGGTTCTGGAGGGCGGCCCCATCGGCGGCCAGGTGAGCCTGACCCCGACAGTGGAGAACTACCCCGGCTTCGCCTCGGTGCCGGGCAAGAAGCTCATGGAGATCATGGCCGCCCACGCCCGGGAATACACGCATATCGTGACCGACGCCCAGGTGGAGGACGCGGCCGAGGAAAACGGCCGTTTCGAACTGCGCACGCGCAAGGGAACCTTCTCGGCCCGGGCCGTGCTCCTGGCCACCGGCGCGGCCTACCGCGCTCTCGGAGCTCCCGGCGAGGACCGCTACCGGGGCTTCGGCGTAAGCTTTTGCTCCTCCTGCGACGGCTACCTCTACAAGGGTAGGCGGGCGGTGGTCGTCGGTGGCGGCAACACCGCGCTCACCGACGCCCTGCACCTCAAGCACCTGGGCGTGGAGACGACCATCATCCACCGCCGGGACGCCTTCCGGGCCGAGAAGCACCTCCAGGACTCCGCGGCGCGCGAGGGCATCGGCGTGCGTTTCAACAGCGAGGTGGTCGAGATCACGGGCGACGACAAGAAGGTCACGGCCGTGCGCGTGCGCGACAACGCCGCGGGGACCACGGCGGACCTGCCCACGGACGCGGTGTTCATCGCCGTGGGGCATGTGCCGAACAACGATCTGGCCAAGAAACTGGAACTGGAGCTGGACGGAGGCGGGTTCGTGAGCGTGGACCGGGCCATGCGGACCAGCAGGCCGCGCGTCTACGCCGCGGGCGACCTCACCGGCGGAAGCATGCAGATCGTCACGGCCGTGAGCGAGGGCTCCCTGGCCGCGCTCTCGGCCTTCGAGGACCTGGGCAAGCCATACTGGAAGGAGGGAGGCGGAGGAGATTCAGCGGGCGATTGA
- a CDS encoding AzlD domain-containing protein: protein MDQKVIALIITGMALVTYLPRMIPAMALSSRRLNPLVERWLSHVPAAILAALLAPSLLAPEGRIQASADNLFLWIAVPCFILAIKTKSFFGVVALGMGLLAVARLFI, encoded by the coding sequence ATGGACCAGAAAGTGATCGCCCTGATCATCACGGGCATGGCCCTGGTGACCTACCTGCCGCGCATGATTCCGGCCATGGCCCTGTCCAGCCGGAGGCTCAACCCCCTGGTGGAGCGCTGGCTCTCGCACGTCCCGGCGGCCATCCTGGCGGCCTTGCTGGCCCCCTCGCTGCTGGCCCCGGAGGGCCGCATCCAGGCCTCGGCCGACAACCTCTTCCTCTGGATCGCCGTGCCCTGCTTCATCCTGGCCATCAAGACCAAGAGCTTCTTCGGCGTGGTGGCCCTGGGCATGGGCCTGCTGGCCGTGGCCCGGCTCTTCATCTGA
- the epsC gene encoding serine O-acetyltransferase EpsC, with protein MSTNGNGNGRPALAKVVERLCDPASYSAVYHRPLHDQPMPSIPALREIMERLRAVLFPGYFGDSDVSQESMRYHIGANLDIVARLLSEQVKRGHCFFCDRDEGGGCVDCEERANTLSAKFLDRLPDIRALLATDVQAAYTGDPASRSPGETIFCYPSITTLTHYRIAHELFELGVDLIPRILTEMAHSATGIDIHPGARIGEHFFIDHGTGVVIGETCVIGRNVRLYQGVTLGAKSFPKDPSGALIKGQPRHPIVEDDVIIYSGATILGRVTVGKGAVIGGNVWLTRDVPAGARVIQDRDDDAVFEIPPGGAGV; from the coding sequence ATGAGCACGAACGGCAACGGCAACGGTCGCCCGGCCCTGGCCAAAGTGGTCGAGCGGCTCTGCGATCCCGCCTCCTACTCGGCGGTCTATCACCGCCCCCTGCACGACCAGCCCATGCCCTCCATCCCGGCCCTGCGGGAGATCATGGAGCGGCTGCGGGCCGTGCTCTTCCCCGGCTACTTCGGGGACTCGGACGTGAGCCAGGAGTCCATGCGCTACCACATCGGGGCCAACCTGGACATCGTGGCCCGGCTGCTCTCCGAGCAGGTCAAGCGCGGCCATTGCTTCTTCTGCGACCGCGACGAGGGCGGCGGTTGCGTGGATTGCGAGGAGCGGGCCAACACCCTGTCCGCGAAGTTCCTGGACCGGCTGCCGGACATCCGCGCCCTGCTGGCCACGGACGTGCAGGCGGCCTACACCGGCGACCCGGCCTCACGCAGCCCGGGCGAGACCATCTTCTGCTACCCGAGCATCACCACGCTGACCCACTACCGCATCGCCCACGAACTGTTCGAGCTGGGCGTGGACCTCATCCCGCGCATCCTCACGGAGATGGCCCACTCGGCCACGGGCATCGACATCCATCCGGGCGCGCGCATCGGGGAGCACTTCTTCATCGACCACGGCACCGGCGTGGTCATCGGCGAGACCTGCGTCATCGGCCGGAACGTGCGCCTCTACCAGGGCGTGACCCTGGGGGCAAAGAGCTTCCCAAAGGATCCCAGCGGCGCGCTCATCAAGGGCCAGCCCCGGCACCCCATCGTGGAGGATGACGTGATCATCTACTCCGGTGCGACCATCCTCGGCCGGGTGACCGTGGGCAAGGGCGCGGTCATCGGCGGCAACGTCTGGCTCACCCGCGACGTGCCCGCCGGGGCCCGGGTGATCCAGGACCGCGACGACGACGCGGTCTTCGAGATTCCACCCGGAGGGGCGGGGGTGTAA
- the nifU gene encoding Fe-S cluster assembly protein NifU, producing MWEYTDKVMDHFLNPRNAGEMENPSAVGEVGSLACGDALRLFLKIDDKGVIQDARFQTFGCASAIASSSVLTEILKGKTVAEAEKLTNKDIAAYLGGLPKEKMHCSVMGEEALAAALKNWRGEAAPSPAAEGRLVCKCFGVTEETIRRAIRENDLKTVEDITNFTKAGGGCGECAPELESILADERARMASAAPGGRRMTNIQRMTQVTRIIDEEIRPALKKDGGDIELVDIEGVKVVVSLRGACVGCPSSHLTLKGLVEKRLQEAVDPDIRIEEVRP from the coding sequence ATGTGGGAATATACCGATAAAGTCATGGACCACTTTCTCAACCCGCGCAACGCGGGCGAGATGGAGAATCCGAGCGCGGTCGGCGAGGTGGGCAGTCTGGCCTGCGGCGACGCCCTGCGCCTCTTTCTGAAGATCGACGACAAGGGCGTGATTCAGGACGCCCGTTTCCAGACCTTCGGCTGCGCCAGCGCCATCGCCTCCAGCTCGGTGCTCACCGAGATATTGAAGGGCAAGACCGTGGCCGAGGCCGAGAAGCTGACCAACAAGGACATCGCCGCCTACCTGGGCGGCCTGCCCAAGGAGAAGATGCACTGCTCGGTCATGGGCGAGGAGGCCCTGGCCGCCGCGCTGAAGAACTGGCGCGGCGAGGCCGCCCCGTCCCCGGCCGCCGAGGGCCGTCTGGTCTGCAAGTGCTTCGGCGTCACCGAGGAGACCATCCGCCGGGCCATCCGCGAGAACGACCTGAAGACCGTGGAGGACATCACCAACTTCACCAAGGCGGGCGGCGGTTGCGGCGAGTGCGCGCCGGAGTTGGAGTCGATCCTGGCCGACGAGCGGGCGCGCATGGCCTCGGCCGCACCGGGCGGCAGGCGGATGACCAACATCCAGCGTATGACCCAGGTGACCCGGATCATCGACGAGGAGATCCGCCCGGCGCTCAAAAAGGACGGCGGGGACATTGAGTTGGTGGACATCGAGGGCGTCAAGGTTGTGGTCTCGTTGCGCGGGGCCTGCGTGGGCTGCCCGTCCAGCCACCTGACCCTCAAGGGCCTGGTGGAGAAACGCCTCCAGGAGGCCGTGGACCCGGACATCCGGATCGAGGAGGTGCGCCCGTGA
- the cysK gene encoding cysteine synthase A, with product MRIAKDMTELVGHTPLVFLNRLNEGCVARVAAKLEFFNPCSSVKDRIGLNMIRAAEAEGRIKPGATIIEPTSGNTGVGLAFVCAVRGYRLILTMPESMSRERRVLLKGFGAELVLTPAAQGMSGAVSRAEELAAEIPGSFIPQQFKNPANPAAHRATTAEEIWADTDGTIDIFVAGVGSGGTITGVAQGLKARNPGIRAVAVEPDASPVLSGGAAGPHVIQGIGAGFVPEALDRSVLDEIFRVTNEQALTTARRLIREEAILCGISSGANAFAALELARRSENAGKLVVFVVCDTAERYLSTALYQDQD from the coding sequence ATGCGCATCGCCAAGGACATGACTGAACTGGTGGGGCACACCCCGCTGGTCTTTTTGAACCGTCTGAACGAAGGCTGCGTGGCCCGCGTGGCGGCCAAGCTGGAGTTCTTCAACCCCTGTTCCTCGGTCAAGGACCGCATCGGTCTGAACATGATCCGGGCGGCCGAGGCCGAGGGCCGCATCAAGCCCGGGGCCACCATCATCGAGCCCACCAGCGGCAACACCGGCGTGGGCCTGGCCTTCGTCTGCGCCGTGCGCGGCTACCGGCTCATCCTGACCATGCCCGAGAGCATGAGCCGGGAACGCCGGGTGCTGCTCAAGGGCTTCGGGGCCGAGCTGGTGCTCACCCCGGCGGCCCAGGGCATGTCCGGGGCCGTGTCCCGGGCCGAGGAGCTGGCGGCGGAAATCCCGGGCTCGTTCATCCCCCAGCAATTCAAGAACCCGGCCAACCCGGCCGCGCACCGCGCGACCACGGCCGAGGAGATCTGGGCCGATACGGACGGGACCATCGATATCTTCGTGGCCGGAGTTGGGTCCGGCGGCACCATCACCGGCGTGGCCCAGGGGCTCAAGGCCCGCAATCCCGGCATCCGGGCCGTGGCCGTGGAGCCGGACGCCTCGCCCGTGCTTTCGGGCGGCGCTGCCGGACCGCACGTCATCCAGGGCATCGGCGCGGGCTTCGTGCCCGAGGCGCTCGACCGCTCGGTGCTCGACGAGATATTCCGCGTGACCAACGAACAAGCCCTGACCACGGCCCGGCGGCTCATCCGCGAGGAGGCCATCCTCTGCGGCATCTCCTCCGGGGCCAACGCCTTCGCCGCCCTGGAGCTGGCGCGGCGGTCGGAGAACGCGGGCAAGCTCGTGGTCTTCGTGGTCTGCGACACGGCCGAACGCTATCTCTCCACCGCCCTCTACCAGGACCAGGACTGA
- a CDS encoding PLP-dependent aminotransferase family protein, translated as MAGAGQGGEFRYRAVGRRILDMIESGRLVPGGRAPSLRAMSRAAGVSLATVGHAYEELERRGVLLSRPRSGYFLREGRAQLSAPARPSAPPQEPRPVNRQALIRMVLTVVGDRDLVPFGVAGPEERLLHEAHLTRVLARVLRDDPLAALNYTPVHGLTALRRQIAYRAQEWGAEVRPEDVLVTSGAIEALHIALRALTRPGDAVLVQSPTYHCFLQLLENLGLRVIEAPSSPDTGISPAQVREAVDRFDLRCCILTPNFNNPDGALLPEEAKAEIVDILAERDIPLVEDDVYGDLHFGPTRPAGFKKWDRRGLVLQCSSFSKTLCPGWRVGWIIPGRFLERALDVKFSSSVATATPNQMAVAQYLAEGRYDRHLRRLRSALEAQTRTIRHLLSRYFPAGTRVTRPQGGCVLWLELPGGVDSVDLFYRARAEGIGISPGNVFSTQDRFSNYIRLNAGALIDERADAGLRLLGRLAARCAAGSF; from the coding sequence ATGGCCGGGGCGGGGCAGGGCGGAGAATTCCGCTACCGGGCCGTGGGGCGGCGCATCCTGGACATGATCGAGTCCGGGCGGCTCGTTCCCGGTGGCCGCGCGCCGTCGCTGCGGGCCATGAGCCGGGCCGCCGGGGTCAGCCTGGCCACCGTGGGCCACGCCTACGAGGAACTGGAACGTCGTGGCGTGCTCCTCTCCCGGCCGCGTTCGGGCTATTTCCTGCGCGAGGGTCGGGCCCAGCTCTCGGCTCCGGCGCGGCCCTCGGCCCCGCCCCAGGAGCCCCGGCCGGTGAACCGCCAGGCGCTCATCCGCATGGTGCTCACCGTGGTCGGCGACCGCGACCTCGTGCCTTTCGGCGTGGCCGGGCCCGAGGAACGCCTGCTGCACGAGGCCCATCTCACCCGCGTTCTGGCCCGGGTGCTGCGCGACGATCCCCTGGCGGCCCTGAACTACACCCCGGTGCACGGGCTCACGGCCCTGCGCCGCCAGATCGCCTACCGGGCCCAGGAGTGGGGCGCGGAAGTCCGGCCCGAGGACGTGCTCGTCACCTCCGGGGCCATCGAGGCCCTGCATATCGCGCTGCGGGCCCTGACCCGGCCGGGCGACGCCGTGCTGGTCCAGTCGCCCACCTACCACTGTTTCCTGCAGCTCCTGGAAAACCTCGGCCTGCGGGTCATCGAGGCCCCGTCCTCCCCGGACACGGGCATCAGCCCGGCCCAGGTGCGCGAGGCCGTGGACCGCTTCGACCTGCGCTGCTGCATCCTGACCCCGAACTTCAACAACCCGGACGGCGCGCTCCTGCCCGAGGAGGCCAAGGCCGAGATCGTGGACATCCTGGCCGAGCGCGACATCCCCCTCGTTGAGGACGACGTCTACGGCGACCTTCACTTCGGGCCAACCCGCCCGGCGGGCTTCAAGAAGTGGGACCGCCGGGGCCTCGTGCTCCAGTGCTCCTCGTTCTCCAAGACACTTTGCCCGGGCTGGCGCGTGGGCTGGATCATCCCGGGCCGTTTCCTGGAACGGGCCCTGGACGTGAAATTCAGCTCCAGCGTGGCCACGGCCACCCCGAACCAGATGGCCGTGGCCCAGTATCTGGCCGAGGGCCGCTACGACCGGCATCTGCGCCGCCTGCGTTCGGCCCTGGAGGCCCAGACCCGGACCATCCGGCATCTGCTCTCGCGCTACTTTCCGGCGGGCACGCGCGTCACCCGGCCCCAGGGCGGCTGCGTGCTCTGGCTGGAGCTTCCCGGCGGCGTGGATTCCGTGGACCTCTTCTACCGCGCCCGGGCCGAGGGCATCGGCATCTCCCCGGGCAACGTCTTCTCCACCCAAGACCGCTTCAGCAACTACATCCGCCTCAACGCCGGGGCGCTCATCGACGAGCGCGCCGACGCGGGCCTCCGGCTTTTGGGGCGGCTGGCGGCCCGGTGCGCCGCGGGGAGTTTTTGA
- a CDS encoding glutamine--tRNA ligase/YqeY domain fusion protein, which produces MTDVIQKPEAPLNFIRAIVEADIKAGKNGGRVQTRFPPEPNGYLHIGHAKSICLNFGIARDYNGVCSLRFDDTNPSKEEVEYVESIEEDARWLGADWGANRFFASDYFERIYACAERLIEMGKAYVDDQSAEQIRENRGTLTAPGVNSPWRERTPEENLDLFRRMRAGEFEEGSRVLRAKIDMAAANVVMRDPALYRIKKAHHHRTGDAWCIYPMYDFAHCLSDAIEGVTHSVCTLEFENNRELYDWVLDTLGFDPRPRQYEFARLNLTRTVLSKRKLIQLVQEGHVTGWDDPRMPTISGLRRRGYTPEAVRDFCERIGVARSENTVDVALLEHCVREDLNKRAARRMAVLKPLKLVVENYPEDQVEEFALQNNPEDERAGTRTAPFSKVLWIERDDFRQTPPPKYFRLAPGQEVRLRGAYYVTCTGFSADDSGEVTEVRCTYDPATRGGWSQDGRKVKGTIHWVSAAHAVEAEVRLYDFLFTVDNPSADKDFKTHLNPDSLETLAGCKLEPALDEARPGDRFQFERLGYFTADAKDCRPGALVFNRTATLRDTWAKIEKKG; this is translated from the coding sequence ATGACCGACGTGATCCAGAAGCCCGAAGCCCCGCTCAACTTCATCCGCGCCATCGTGGAGGCCGACATCAAGGCCGGCAAGAACGGCGGCCGCGTGCAGACCCGTTTTCCTCCCGAACCCAACGGCTATCTGCACATCGGGCACGCCAAGTCCATCTGCCTGAACTTCGGCATCGCCCGCGATTACAACGGCGTGTGCAGCCTGCGCTTCGACGACACCAACCCGTCCAAGGAAGAGGTGGAATACGTCGAGAGCATCGAGGAGGACGCCCGCTGGCTCGGTGCGGACTGGGGCGCGAACCGCTTCTTCGCCTCGGACTACTTCGAGCGAATCTACGCCTGCGCCGAGCGGCTCATCGAGATGGGCAAGGCCTACGTGGACGACCAGAGCGCCGAGCAGATCCGCGAGAACCGGGGCACCCTCACCGCCCCCGGCGTGAACAGCCCTTGGCGCGAGCGCACCCCGGAGGAGAACCTGGACCTCTTCCGGCGCATGCGCGCGGGCGAGTTCGAGGAGGGTTCGCGGGTGCTGCGGGCCAAGATCGACATGGCCGCCGCCAACGTGGTCATGCGCGACCCCGCGCTCTACCGCATCAAGAAGGCCCATCACCACCGCACGGGCGATGCGTGGTGCATCTACCCCATGTACGACTTCGCCCACTGCCTGTCGGACGCCATCGAAGGCGTGACCCACTCCGTCTGCACCCTGGAATTCGAGAACAACCGCGAACTCTATGACTGGGTCCTGGACACCCTGGGTTTCGATCCCCGGCCCCGGCAGTACGAATTCGCCCGCCTGAACCTCACCCGCACCGTGCTCTCCAAGCGCAAGCTCATCCAACTCGTGCAGGAAGGCCACGTGACGGGCTGGGACGACCCGCGCATGCCGACCATTTCCGGCCTGCGCCGCCGGGGCTACACCCCGGAGGCCGTGCGCGACTTCTGTGAGCGCATCGGCGTGGCCCGCTCCGAGAACACCGTGGACGTGGCCCTGCTGGAACACTGCGTACGCGAGGATCTGAACAAACGCGCGGCGCGGCGCATGGCCGTGCTGAAACCCCTCAAACTGGTCGTCGAGAACTACCCCGAGGACCAGGTGGAGGAGTTCGCGCTCCAGAACAACCCCGAGGACGAGCGCGCCGGAACCCGCACCGCGCCCTTCTCCAAGGTGCTCTGGATCGAGCGTGACGACTTCCGCCAGACCCCACCGCCCAAGTACTTCCGCCTGGCTCCCGGCCAGGAGGTGCGTCTGCGCGGGGCCTACTACGTGACCTGCACCGGCTTCTCCGCCGACGACTCCGGCGAGGTCACGGAGGTGCGCTGCACCTACGACCCGGCCACCAGGGGCGGCTGGTCCCAGGACGGCCGCAAGGTCAAGGGCACCATCCACTGGGTCAGCGCGGCCCACGCCGTGGAGGCCGAGGTCCGGCTCTACGACTTCCTGTTCACCGTGGACAATCCGAGCGCGGACAAGGACTTCAAGACCCACCTCAACCCCGACTCCCTGGAGACGCTCGCGGGCTGCAAGCTGGAGCCCGCCCTGGACGAGGCCCGGCCCGGGGACCGCTTCCAGTTCGAACGCCTGGGCTACTTCACGGCCGACGCCAAGGACTGCAGGCCCGGAGCGCTGGTCTTCAACCGCACGGCCACCCTGCGCGACACCTGGGCCAAGATCGAAAAGAAAGGCTGA